The following is a genomic window from Bubalus bubalis isolate 160015118507 breed Murrah chromosome 6, NDDB_SH_1, whole genome shotgun sequence.
tAAGTCCATCTGAGTCTGACACACTAATGAATCAGTTGTGGTCAGGAAGTAGTGTGTTGTTTAAAAAAGTGGATACTTTTTGAGTGATTCTATTTTGGGAACCAGactatatatgacaaatataCTTCTATCCAAAGATAGAGCTCAGGGAACAACAGGCCGAATATGTTTACCCTGCCGCCCCTCCCCCAAGGGTGCTAAAGCACACTGCTGTGCTGCCCGAACCCTACAGTATGTGCACCTCTGCCAGAAGGACGACACGCTTGCCGTCCggccagatgacatgatccaCCTGAGAACGTACTCGCTCCCATGTCAGCTCAGGAGTGCGGAGGCTGGTCTGAAAGGAAGAGAGCGCAGTTGACTGGCTAtaatggaagaaggaaaaaaggtctAGTAACAGGTAAGAGAAGCCTTACCACATCAATTTCTGTGTTTGAGTGGCCCATATTGCATACGATACAACTGTTTTTCATGCGATCCAAATGCTCCCGTGTCACTACATTCTTATTTCCTAAAAGTAAAATAGAgtagctgaggaaagaaatccTGTGGGGGAAAGGTACTGACTGACTTTCAGTTAAAACATGGGAAAGAACTTCTGGCACTAAAGAGCATGTATACACTGCGAGCAAAGAAGTGTGTGTTGCATAACAGCTCTTTAGgttcagttatttcattttaagatCAAGCAGTACATAAAGACATCAAGAAAAAAGGCTCTTTGTTCTGGAAAATATGTTAAGGTTCTGACTGCTTACTCTAGTTCTCAGACTTTTATGTAGGACACAGGTCTTACCTACTTTATATGAAAGTCAACTAGATCACATTCAAGATTTAACCTCAGTTAATACTCTTTCATGTATACCAAAGcactgctgggcttccctgatggctcagacagtaaagaaattccctgcagtgcaggagacctgggttccatccctgggtcgggaagatcccctggagaggggaatggctatccactccagtattcttgcctagagaattccatggacagaagagcctagcaggttacagtcatgcggtcacaaagagtcagacatgactgagtgactaacacaaagcTCTGACACTCACCTGTGCAAGTTATTACAACATCAACTTGCCGGATGACTTCATTTAGCTTTACCACCCTGAACCCATCCATgctggaagaaaaggaaggaatacTATGAGCAAGAGTAGGACAGAAGCTGGTCACAAAATGAGGCAAATTTGTTTCTGAAGTTAGATCTAGGGCTACCTCACTGGAATGATAAGTGATAAGCTGTGCTAAGAGATACACACTGGCCCCTTCAGACTGCCCAAGATTCCATCCAGGAAGGGAAAATACCAAGAAGCTCTATGAATCCCCTATGATTACAATGCAGAGAACAGAGCAATCATAGCTGTCTCCTCCTTTGAGGAATTTTCCCAAGGACTAGTTAATACAATCAATCACAAACTCTTGGAAATACAAAGTACCTGGAGCCAATCTAATGGTATTATCACTCTGCTCTTACCAGGCCTGCAGAGCACAGATGGGGTCAATTTCCGTGATATAGACAATTGCTCCAAGGGCCTTGAGAGCAGCACAGCAGCCCTTTCCAACCTGCAGACGTAAAACAGAAGTCAGGTCCACTAAGGCGTGGGTATTTAGGATGggtgtccctgatggctcagcggtaaaggatccacctgcaatgcaggagatgcaggttcgatccctcgtttgtgagattcccctggagtaggaaatggcaacgcattttagtactcttgctggagaagggaatggctatccactcctgtACTCCCGCCTGAAtatcccacggacacaggagcctggtgggctacagtccaaagggttggacacgactactgagtaactgagcatagcacacacacatttaggcAGATAGGCTCTCTGGGAGATGGGAATTAACCTCCCTAAACCCATCAATCATCTAGCAAATCCTTGCAAAGATGCTCCAATCCAAGCAGAGGAGAAACTGATCCTGATTATATTGTGATCAGAGAAGTGATTTAGCAGACATTTCACAGCAAAGGCTGGAGACTGGGACAGTAAAagagataaaggaaataaaagtatcaCCATCAGGGAAATGAGACCAAGGAAGAGCAGCTTGGTCTGAAGGTTACCTTCAGATTCTTATTCTAGGAAAACTTGATTAATTGTCACTTAATTCATTCCCTATGTCTGTATATTTAAGTGTGAATAAAGGACTTTTACTACAATTTTGAGATACTTTGtctaaaagcatattttaaactcTATCAGTACTCTACACTGACAACATAAATCTCCTTCACTCAACATTTGTAAGCCTGTGAAAAGGCAGACACTGAGGCCCAGCTACTTACCTCACCATAGCCACACACTACCACTTGTTTCCcaccaaacattacatctgtggTCCTCTTCAGGCTGTGGAAATAGACAAGGGCTCAACTCAAACATTATTAGCTGAAACACAGTCCCTCTGACAGTAAGTGTGGGGCAACGCCCCATGAAAACTTCAACTAGAAGCTGGCTGGGCTCAGTATGAGATAGAACCCCTCTAACAAACTTTTAAAGCCACTGGAAGACCAGGGGGCAAAACTGGAATGATACCAGACTAACATTATAACCCAACCCAAATTTATCTTCTACAAATCTGAATAATTATACATTTCAACCTACCCATCCAAAATGGATTCTCGGCAGCAGTATAAGTTATCAAACTTCTGTTTGGTAACAGAATCATTGACGTTCATGGCCGGAACACAGAGCTTCCCAGCTTTGGAGAGCTGATACAGCCTAAAAGGGGGAAGAaagccacaaaaacaaaaacaaagttagcTGGTAAAACACAGTAACTGGCAAAGTCTGCCTAATTCTCTTCAAGCTCTGTGCTGCCCTCCCCAGTCTTATTTATTGCCCAAGAATATCAGTAAACAAGATATTTCCTTATTATCCCTCctcatgtcttttcattttctcttccccaACACCCACACctttttttggaaggaaaaaaaaaccaatctttcaatttaaaaaatttacctcTCTTCCATAAAAGGGGATACAGTTCCTTAGACCAAGCATTTtctctatcttaaaaaaaaaacaaaaaacccacgcCTACTTCTGATAAAGATTATCAATGATTCTGATATGGTtccatgcgtgtgtgtgtttaagcATATGCAAGGTGCCCCCAAATGAGAAATACTCTCTCAGGTATTTTTTTAGGTATTACAACAAGCAAATCATATTTTGCCcaggtttattttttataatatgtataacatatagtTTTAcaatagatttttttatttcaaatataaaagtgTAATCTAAAATCGAATACAGTTTTTCAAGATATACTCGCTCCCTACCTCCCAGCACTGATTGAGAATCACAGTGGAATAAATGGGTGAGAAAATGTCTGAACTAGAATCTGAAATAACTTCTTTTAGGGTCTCCTtgattttttaaaggtaaaaactCAAACGTTTTATCTAATGAAAATACTCCCATTTAAGTTACAAGTTGGAAACACAGCCCTAAAGCCTAAAAGAGACCAGAAGAATCTGCTGAGGCAAGGACACAAGGGGCAGCTACTCCAGAGTCTGTTACCTGTGAACACCAGTCACGCTCTCTTCCACAATGCCTCGGATCTTCTTAAACACGTTTGGATACTTCTTATAAACCCAGTGGGTTAAGTCTCCCCCATCATCCAGGATCTATAGAACAGCCAGAAGACTTCTATGGGCATTCAGGCTGCTAGAGCTGGGGGGAACTTTGAACCCACTTTCTGCACTAGTAAGAGAGCCCTATATGTTTTGGAAGAGCACTCCTCAGAGCTCCTTAGAGCAGGTTTAGATAGTGGAAACACAGTCAAATTTGTTGGTGTAAATGGTTAAAAGGATTCCTAAGTTTGTTCTAGGCTACAGTGAAGAGTAGTGTAGGCTAATCACAGACTCATTTTTAGTCTAGAGCCCTGAAATACAGCCCCTTGGAACACAAAAGGAGctggggcaggaaggaagaaaccaAAATTCTACTCCAAAGAGATACCATATCATGTTCTTCTATTTCATTCTGCTGTGTTTGAGCCACATGTGTTCAGTTGGTCTTACCCTTCCCCCGCCTTTCCATTCAGCACTGAGACCCATTTTGAAAAGCTATCAAGCTAAACACTTTGGCAACAAAGTAAGTGCGTAAGACCAAACATCCAAAACATATTTAGGGAACCATGCtttgagggaaaaaaggaaagaaatccatTGTCAAAAGTATAGGATGAATATGCATTATTACCATATTGGCTTGCCACCCATCCATGTTCACACAGCGGTCAATACACCACCAGAAGTCATCTTCTGACTCGCCCTTCCAAGCAAACACTGCAACTCCTGTAGAGATAAAAACAAATCAGCTGATTCCTCCTTTGGGCAGTGTCCTACACCAACATCTCTGAGATCTGAAGAGAAAAAGGCTATGGAAATTACTCTGGAAAGGAAACAACTTAGGAAGGGCAAAAAGTTAAAAGAGCATCTTTAGTCCAGAAATCAGTTAAGAAttagggatttttatttttaaaagtattttagaaCCTTAAAATGTTATTCTCTTTggccaaatttttcttttaaatgattttatttatttatttttggccatgctgggtctccgttgctgcatgggcttttctccagtagcggcgagcagggactactctctacttgcaggcgtgtgggcttctcattgtggtggcttctcttgttttggagtaTGGattctagagcacacaggcttcagtagtttagcacatgggctcagcagttgtggctcccaagctctagagcacaggctcaatagttgtggcgcacgggcttagctgctccgtggcatgtgggatcttcctggatcagggatcaaacccatgtctcctgcattggcaggtggattctttaccactgagccatcaggaaagcccctcttTGGTCATTTTTTATATGGAACTTTCTTCTAAGGAGATAAAATGAAGCGGGAATCAAAACGAAGTTGTTCATTCCATTGTTTATGTTAGCAAATATCTTGAAACGACCTAAATGTTCAACATTAGGAAAATAGTGAAGCAAAAATCACATGGTCACATGACTGTTATAAATGATACTGTCAAATTTTTGAGAGACATGGAAACTACTTCTGAAGATGTTATACTTAGGTTATAAAATTGGACATATACTGAGACTTATTTCATCTCTGTAAAAAGTGaacagaaaaaatgagaaatatatttatcatGTATCATgatgtgctatgctatgctaagtcacttcagtcatgtccaactgtgtgcaaccccatagacggcagcccaccaggctcccctgtccctgggattctcaggcaagaacactggagtgggttgccatttccttctccaatgcatgaaagtttaaagagaaagtgaagtcgctcagtcgtgtccgactcttagcgaccccatggactgcagcccactaggctcctccgtccatgggattttccaggcaagagtactggagtggggtgccattgccttctctgatcatatATCATACTATATGATAATAAAAAAAGGAGATAATATATTATCTCTGTGTAGCAggattttaggttttttttggAACCTCTAAAATTTTCTGCAATAAATATCTGAAAagagtaaagaagaaaaacaaaagtgagaTATAGTTGCTTTCTGAGGATCACAGGAAAGTGGAAGAACCTTAAAAACCTTCAGAGTGATTTTCCTTTGAACActttaacaataaaaattgttttctgtttaaCTGAACGCATAACTAGttcatatattttcagttcaatACTGAACACCAAATTATCTAATGAACTATCAGATCTAATGAACACAAGGTACTTCTTGTGTCCTCTCAAAAGTGACGAAACTTTTGTGAAAGGACACCAGCTGAGCTCATACTCATATAGCTCACATAGTTTAAAGTTCTTATTCATTAATATTAGAATTAGGCATTTCTCCACATATTAGATTCTTTACaaagatcactttttaaaaaagtgaatgggTACAAAGATCATTTTAAATGACTATATAATGTTCCATTATGGATCTGGATCTTCACTgtccatttccttccttttgacaTTTTTTATTACCCTCTACTTTTTATAGCTCCTAGACATACATGACAGTAAAGATAATTCTGGTATGTAAAAATTATGTTTGGATAGTTACTTTGAGGTAAAGTCAGTGAAAAACAGCCGAACTTACCGGCCTCAGCCAGTGCTGCAGCCACCTCATTCTGAGTGGAGTAGATGTTGCAGGCAGACCAACGGCACTGCGCCCCCAGGGCACAGAGTGTCTCAATCAACACCTACATAGATGTGTAAAGAAACAAAGTGAGAAAGATGAGGCCCAGACAGGAGTGCTGATTAAGAGAACACCACCTGGGAACTCAGTGGCAACAGGTGCAACACTGGGAAGTAACAAAAGGGTGTAATCCACTACTTAATAAACTGGAATCTACCTTTACCCCAAATAGGTAATCTGAATAACCTATTTATAGCTATCATATTTTGCAAATCTAGATCTCCCTAAGGCAGGTTTGTTAAAAGTAAGCTATACAATCAAAGTAGAAAACCCCGTTATAGTGTAACTGGAAGGTTTAGTTGATAGTTAGCATTTGGAGGTTAGATAGggaagaaaaagcaagcaaaaaaaaatcaccaccCCCCTCCTCAACCCACCACCAGAAGTCCATCATTTTCTCCCATCAAACTCACCGCTGTCTGGGCTGTGATGTGTGTACAGCCCACTATTTTAGCACCAGCCAAGGGCTTCTCCCCCTGAGCACGTTTCCTGAGTGAAATCAGAGCAGACATGTCTGTGAAAGAACAGAGGATTTGAGCTAGGTCTGCACTAGTGAGATCATTAATTTCTGCGCCAGCAACATCTAGGGCGGAGATATGGTGAGGTACGGgagaaaaactaatttttttttttttggccttgccacacagcttgtggaaCTTTAGTtcccaatcagggactgaacctgggcccttgtcagtgagagcacagagtcctaaccactggaccaccagggaattccctctaagCATATTTATTTGATGTCCAGCAGCTTCAACTGCAGAACAAGAGGAGGCAGGGAGTTGTCATCTAACCACCTggaatttctctcttcctctactGTTTCAGCCTTATATGTAGagggcttgaaagtgaaaagtgaaagtgttagtcactcagttgtgtctgactctttgtgaccccatggactgtagcccgttatactcttctgtccatgggatttcacaggcaagaatactagagcggatagccattcccttccccaggggatcttcccaacccagggatcaaacccaggtatactgcattgcaggcagattcttcaccatctgagccaccagggaagcccgtagaGGGCTTATATGTAGTCAAATTCTCAAAAGTGGAAGGTGAGTGTCATCCTTCCTTTGGGAGAAGAAGGAGTAGTTATGTCACTGGCTAATGGATTCCTACAGAGTAAAATCATCAGACCTGGAAGAAAGACTTTGCATCAGCAGATGccacttgcttttgtttttctatgcTGTCTAATCCTATTCTGTCAGTTTTTCTGAGTTCTGTACTCCTGCCCAGTATAGAACATGTCTCCAGTGTGAAAGCAACAAAAGtaaagagacattattttgagTGGGGCTGGGTAGAGAAACCAAGATTTAACTGATGGTCAAATTATTTTTACTCTTGATCCAGTAGAGGGTGCTCAGGATCAAAGATCAAAAGAGACCCTAGGTCACCACATCCTTAGCTGAAAACCCTCCCAACATTTGCTACTTCTGAGAAATCTGGGTCTCTGAGATTGGCAGGATGGAAGGATCCCGCAGAACTAACCACTAGGTACTGATCCAGGACTTGCTGACTCTGCAAGCAGATCTCTGAATATGGTGTCAtgggggaggaaaagagaaactaCTCTGTGTAATTACCACACGCTGAGAACAGGAAGCAGCAGAGAGAACAAGAACAAGAATCCTGAAGCTCAAGCGCCATACAGAGAGAGCTGTTACATAAACAGCTCCATACAGAGAGCTGTTTATGTCCAGGATATTGGAGTTTCCCAGGAGACTTTCATTAGCTTTCAAGCCTTAAATTGTTTGTGCATCCTGATGACCAGCAAGTGGGTTGCTTCTGGTCCCCGACCCACTCCCTTTCTTTACCTTGCTCTGCAATCTCAATCTCCCGGCGTCCAAATTCTGCCTGCTTGATGTTCTTCACACAGAAATTGCTGCTGCCCTTGGAGTTGGTTTGCTGCTTTTCTCGGGGGGAAACCTCATCATCAGAGCTATCTGTGTAGGATGCAGCTAAagccaggaaagaaagaaatgaggaaagaaaaacctCAATGGCCCCAACTCCACAGGGTGCAGTCCCCAAAGGACTCTCATTTAAGTTAAGCAAATGCTCTTAATTGGAGCCACCTTTAACATCACTCTCTGTTCTACCTTTTACATCACTCTCCATTCTACTTCAGGTCTAAGAAATGGTATGAATGAAACTCCTGTAGATCCTTCAGTGTTGTGGCTCTTTTACCCATCCTGATAATTTTGCCATCAGTGCCTGTGATAAGGAGCTACTGATCCCAAAATATGCACTAGCTCATGAGGTGCTTGGTCCCAACTGGGACTGGAACCAGACATGGCGAAAATGGAAGAGCAATTTAGGGCATATAAGGAATGCTATTTCCATAGATCACCAGTTCTCAAAGTATCTAAAGCATCTATCAGAATCACATGGAAGGTTCACTGAAACACAGAAGGCTAGGTCCCACTACCAGAAATTCCCATTCGGTAGGTCTCAGGTGGCACCCAggaattaacatttaaaacaggTGCTGCTGATATCGCTGTTTAGAGGACCGAACTCTGAGACCCATTAATGCAAAAGGATAAAAACAATAAGATaatcttttattataaaatcttTTAGAGATTTTACACTAGGTTGCACTGAGGAACAGAGAAATGACACAAAAGATAAGCAGCTCTGGTTCTATTGCCAGCCCTGAGACCACTCAAGACATTCAACTTTATATAAGCAGTCTCACAAAACACTAAAAAAGTCCTTTCAGATAGACATGCAGGAGGATATATAACAATCATTCTTTACTTTTCAAATCactccttttccattttcctcATCACAGACCCAGTATACCAGGTCTCTCAGAGTGCTACATACACATCCTCCTCTGTCCAGCTAGCACAAATAGTACTAAAGGTTATCTACCCACTAGCACAATTTAACTCTCTCActaagctttttaaaatgctctacTAGGTCCCCATAAAACATGGCCATCAAGATCTTTAAAACTTCCTTAAAGCTTTTGTCACTcatctcaatttttttctcttataactcaatctttcaaaattttttctttcttagctaTAACTAGCCTGCTTGTCACCTATCACTTTTTGTATCTATCTCACTCCAAGACACTTTTTCATTTATGACAGCCGTTATATCTGGAACTTTCCTTGCACACATGCCCACAGTGAGCGTGCACATTCCCTTCTCTTCGAACTGGACCATGTGCATACACTGCCATCCGTACTTGTCTGCGTATCCTGTCCAAGGGGGGAAACAGCGTAGTGGCACAGGGCAGAGAAGAAGTTTccaaaaactgtttattttttaaaagtccttgtACCTCAGGCCCAGTCCTTAAGTTAATAATACAATGCAAACAAGATtctgggaaaagagaagaaatggctTTTGGTACAAATTCCTTTACTGACATTTACAGCAatctatgaccttgggcaagccttTTAATCTTTTAACAATGTTTCCTCAAGTTGAACATTGAGGGGGTTGGATTATATGCCCCATTTCCTCCAGTACTCAAACTAAGATTGTATATCCTTTTCCATGGTAATTTTCTAATACCCTCCTCTAAAGTTGAGAACAGCAcaattcaaagcaaaaaaaaaagattacttttttttatataaaaaagattatataaGGTTAAGATAGGAGAggaaaactaaaaagaaacagCTGGAGCCATGTAAATTGGACTCTTTCCCACTCCAGAGATTAACAGGGGAGGATACTTCAACATCAAGGGTAGCCTAGTAactaaaaagagtgaaatacCAATTTTTTGTGATGATTCATGCagttaaaaggcaagaaaaaaaataggtggCAGGGTATATCTTAAACAAAGAAATCAGAAATTATGCTTCCAAAGTATACCTCTTTTTCAAGGCCAGTTCTGTCAGCCAAAATGATTCTCTCCATTCTCAATGTGGGCAGTAAACGTGGGAATGGGAACTGGCCCAGTACTATCAACCACGCACTGGCCACAAACCACAATCAGAAATCATCAGGGGAGGAAAGTCTCAAGACGACAAAAGCTTCTCCAGCTACAAGCCTGGCTGGGAACATTCCCATTGCCACCCGCTAGTTATCAGCTTTTAGCACAAAGATGGGCAGTGCTGACATGAGGCATTTTCAGATCCTAGATACGTGAAGAGAACTGGGTAGAGCACTAGCTCAAGGCTCTGGAACAGGGACAAGAGATCACAGAGAACAAGGAGTTCACACCTACCTGAACTGTAGCTGTCAGTGGAGGACTGAGAGATAGAGCGAGACAAAGATCGTCGGCCAGTCTTGGTGGGGAATTTGGTGAACTCCTGCATGTCATCAGCAAACTGAATTTGCTGTAAGAGGAAGATGAAAAGTTTAAACTTAAAACAAGGATTCtatgaaatgtttcatttttaaaggccaTACAATGTCTCCCTAAAAGTTAATGTtaccatgtgaaagtgaaagtggctcactagtgtccaactctgcgaccccatggactacattccatggaattctccaggccagaatactggagtgggtagcctttcccttctccaggggatcttcccaaccgaaggactgaacccgggtctcccgcactgctggtggattctttaccagctgagccacaagagaagcccaagaatattggagtgggtagcctctcccttctccagtggatcttcccaactcaggaatcgaaccagggtctcctgcattgcaggcggattctttaccaactgagccatcaaggaagccctaatGTTATCATGTGGCTCCTACTAAATCAGCATTCTTCCACCAGAAATGAGGATGGCAGAAGCTATTCTCTGACTCCTCCCAAAATGCCAATTACTATCTCTTCTCAAAAGTTTCAGCAGAATTggtggggaggaagaaggggagcagagagagaaagcttAAGATCCAACTTTGTTCAGCATTTGTCTAATTCTACAGGTCTTCTTTCTCACTTTCCATaaagttttctttcctcttataaCCTTGACACATTAAACTCTTTACCCCCTTGTTCACAACTCTATCAAAAAGCAGGCATAATCTCTTAGGGCttcttcttgttttttatttcagaatattctCTTGTAGCATATCTTATCCTGAAGTTAGCAATGGTTTTGTTACTTGAAAAGATTATGAAGAGATGCCTTAAATGGTGATGGGCATGGAGGTGCCAATAGCCAGAGTCCAGTCATACACCTATCCTTTACAAAGGCAATGGAATAACACCAGAGCCTGCTATATCCAGTAAAATACTAGAATAtcctaataaaaatttaaaaacacacaccaTAATAAATTCCAACTAatttgaaggaaggagaaaataataacttGGTAAACTCTGGGTTTAAACCtttcttaaatgaaataaaacagaacaatatAACTGTTGAAAGGATACTTGGAACAACTGGCTTTAATAAATGGCAAACAGCttacaattaaaattatttatagatAAATTCATGAGTGTTTCTAAAGTGTAGGAAAACACTCTATTAAGTGTTTTAGACCTTCCTGAATTCCTGTTTAAACTGATAAACcctttctttgaaatgtaaaataaacctCAACCTCAGCTGAAAAACAGAACTTGAGATTCTGAATTGAGAAACAATTCAAGTTTGAGAACTTGAATCAAGCTTCTCCTCACAATCTGACTAAATCTGAAAAGGTTCCCACGGAGAATTCATTAAGCTGTTTTCAGCAAACAACTGGAAATGTAACCTATTACTGGAAATGTAACCAATTACAGATGAAAATCTCTCCATAATGCTGGCAGCCTGGTTATAGGCATTTTGAAGCCAGCATTAGTAAACTGTACATTATTTACCTCTGCTAAAGGTTCCCCTCCTGTCTCATGTACCCTCCAGCTAGAGCAGCAGCTGGTGGTAGTGTAAGAGTCAGGCTTAAATGTGCAGCTAAATGTGAACAAGGTGATTACTGAATTAGGAGGAAAAAGTAAGGAAGCGGGAATCAAGAGAATCAAGATTTGTGTTTTTATACC
Proteins encoded in this region:
- the AHCYL1 gene encoding S-adenosylhomocysteine hydrolase-like protein 1 isoform X2, translated to MSMPDAMPLPGVGEELKQAKEIEDAEKYSFMATVTKAPKKQIQFADDMQEFTKFPTKTGRRSLSRSISQSSTDSYSSAASYTDSSDDEVSPREKQQTNSKGSSNFCVKNIKQAEFGRREIEIAEQDMSALISLRKRAQGEKPLAGAKIVGCTHITAQTAVLIETLCALGAQCRWSACNIYSTQNEVAAALAEAGVAVFAWKGESEDDFWWCIDRCVNMDGWQANMILDDGGDLTHWVYKKYPNVFKKIRGIVEESVTGVHRLYQLSKAGKLCVPAMNVNDSVTKQKFDNLYCCRESILDGLKRTTDVMFGGKQVVVCGYGEVGKGCCAALKALGAIVYITEIDPICALQACMDGFRVVKLNEVIRQVDVVITCTGNKNVVTREHLDRMKNSCIVCNMGHSNTEIDVTSLRTPELTWERVRSQVDHVIWPDGKRVVLLAEGRLLNLSCSTVPTFVLSITATTQALALIELYNAPEGRYKQDVYLLPKKMDEYVASLHLPSFDAHLTELTDDQAKYLGLNKNGPFKPNYYRY
- the AHCYL1 gene encoding S-adenosylhomocysteine hydrolase-like protein 1 isoform X3; the encoded protein is MSMPDAMPLPGVGEELKQAKEIEDAEKYSFMATVTKAPKKQIQFADDMQEFTKFPTKTGRRSLSRSISQSSTDSYSSAASYTDSSDDEVSPREKQQTNSKGSSNFCVKNIKQAEFGRREIEIAEQDMSALISLRKRAQGEKPLAGAKIVGCTHITAQTAVLIETLCALGAQCRWSACNIYSTQNEVAAALAEAGVAVFAWKGESEDDFWWCIDRCVNMDGWQANMILDDGGDLTHWVYKKYPNVFKKIRGIVEESVTGVHRLYQLSKAGKLCVPAMNVNDSVTKQKFDNLYCCRESILDGLKRTTDVMFGGKQVVVCGYGEVGKGCCAALKALGAIVYITEIDPICALQACMDGFRVVKLNEVIRQVDVVITCTGNKNVVTREHLDRMKNSCIVCNMGHSNTEIDVTSLRTPELTWERVRSQVDHVIWPDGKRVVLLAEGRLLNLSCSTVPTFVLSITATTQALALIELYNAPEGRYKQDVYLLPKKMDEYVASLHLPSFDAHLTELTDDQAKYLGLNKNGPFKPNYYR
- the AHCYL1 gene encoding S-adenosylhomocysteine hydrolase-like protein 1 isoform X1; this translates as MQEFTKFPTKTGRRSLSRSISQSSTDSYSSAASYTDSSDDEVSPREKQQTNSKGSSNFCVKNIKQAEFGRREIEIAEQDMSALISLRKRAQGEKPLAGAKIVGCTHITAQTAVLIETLCALGAQCRWSACNIYSTQNEVAAALAEAGVAVFAWKGESEDDFWWCIDRCVNMDGWQANMILDDGGDLTHWVYKKYPNVFKKIRGIVEESVTGVHRLYQLSKAGKLCVPAMNVNDSVTKQKFDNLYCCRESILDGLKRTTDVMFGGKQVVVCGYGEVGKGCCAALKALGAIVYITEIDPICALQACMDGFRVVKLNEVIRQVDVVITCTGNKNVVTREHLDRMKNSCIVCNMGHSNTEIDVTSLRTPELTWERVRSQVDHVIWPDGKRVVLLAEGRLLNLSCSTVPTFVLSITATTQALALIELYNAPEGRYKQDVYLLPKKMDEYVASLHLPSFDAHLTELTDDQAKYLGLNKNGPFKPNYYRY